From one Bradyrhizobium sp. Ash2021 genomic stretch:
- a CDS encoding carboxymuconolactone decarboxylase family protein encodes MPRCAILKPEHVPADSKPTLETFTKNIGFTPNMMATFAHSPIAFNAWAVLLGALSKALDVKTRDSIGLAVSEVNGCNYCLTVHSFTAEHMAKLPGNEIILARKGHASDPKRDAAVQFAHKVIESRGHVTDAELKAVRDAGYTDANLMEIVALVAMYSLTNFFNNVFDPEKDFPVVTPAGSL; translated from the coding sequence ATGCCAAGATGTGCGATTCTAAAGCCGGAACATGTGCCGGCCGATTCGAAGCCGACTCTTGAGACGTTCACCAAGAACATCGGTTTCACCCCAAATATGATGGCGACGTTCGCGCACAGCCCGATCGCCTTCAACGCATGGGCCGTGCTGCTCGGCGCCTTGAGCAAGGCGCTCGACGTGAAGACGCGCGACAGCATCGGCCTCGCAGTCTCCGAGGTGAACGGCTGCAACTACTGCCTGACAGTTCACAGCTTCACGGCCGAGCATATGGCCAAGCTGCCGGGTAACGAGATCATCCTCGCCCGAAAGGGCCATGCCAGCGATCCGAAGCGGGACGCCGCGGTCCAGTTCGCCCACAAAGTCATCGAGAGCCGGGGGCACGTCACTGACGCCGAACTGAAAGCCGTCCGCGATGCCGGCTACACGGATGCGAACCTCATGGAGATCGTCGCGCTGGTGGCCATGTACTCTCTGACGAACTTTTTCAATAACGTGTTCGATCCCGAGAAGGACTTTCCCGTCGTTACGCCGGCCGGCTCGCTCTGA
- a CDS encoding DUF3095 family protein translates to MAANLTCFVPSPTRANHVHFVDGASGGYVFAAANLKRNVASGLGYTRSLCFGCARPTHQTLRLGCLGYLPIPVEGFHISGSLMLNPWPSVLRAETKMCGEVRQRKANSVSFPLAFGTCQLSKYCRIQAARTPKMREAN, encoded by the coding sequence TTGGCCGCAAATCTTACGTGCTTCGTGCCATCACCCACGCGAGCTAATCACGTGCACTTCGTTGACGGTGCTTCCGGGGGTTACGTCTTCGCTGCAGCCAACTTGAAGCGAAATGTTGCGAGCGGCCTCGGGTACACAAGGAGCTTGTGTTTCGGCTGCGCGCGTCCAACCCATCAGACACTCCGTTTAGGGTGCCTAGGGTATCTGCCAATCCCGGTAGAGGGTTTCCACATCAGCGGGTCGTTGATGCTCAACCCCTGGCCATCCGTTTTGCGCGCGGAAACAAAGATGTGTGGAGAAGTTCGCCAGAGAAAAGCTAACTCGGTTAGCTTCCCTCTGGCGTTTGGGACTTGCCAGCTGAGCAAATACTGTCGGATCCAGGCGGCACGGACGCCGAAGATGCGTGAGGCGAACTGA
- a CDS encoding nitroreductase family protein, whose product MTNQVIECILSRSSAKYYDTTATMSDEQIRELVRVGTSAPTSFHLQNWRFIAVRTSEAKARLRPIAWDQPAITEAAVTFIIVGQLADSSTIPERLAPVVEAGIMPAKMVPEWEIPARGLYFDQPQRQRDEAMRSATFGTAAMIYAARSLGLGSTPMIGFDDEAVHREFGLADDEVPVMLLSVGPERPGNWPQKPRLPLADVLHFA is encoded by the coding sequence ATGACCAACCAAGTTATCGAATGTATTTTGAGCCGCAGCTCTGCCAAATACTACGACACCACCGCCACGATGAGCGACGAGCAAATCCGCGAACTGGTGCGTGTAGGCACCTCCGCGCCGACATCTTTTCACCTGCAGAACTGGCGGTTTATCGCCGTTCGCACGTCCGAAGCAAAAGCTCGGCTGCGTCCGATCGCCTGGGATCAGCCCGCGATCACGGAAGCCGCTGTTACCTTCATTATTGTCGGCCAGCTGGCCGACTCCAGCACAATTCCGGAGCGCCTGGCGCCAGTAGTGGAAGCGGGCATCATGCCGGCAAAGATGGTGCCGGAATGGGAAATCCCGGCGCGCGGTCTGTATTTCGATCAGCCGCAGCGCCAGCGCGACGAGGCAATGCGCTCCGCCACCTTCGGCACGGCCGCAATGATCTACGCGGCTCGTTCGCTGGGCCTAGGTTCGACGCCGATGATCGGTTTCGATGACGAAGCGGTGCACCGCGAGTTCGGCCTGGCCGATGACGAAGTGCCGGTGATGTTGTTGTCGGTGGGGCCGGAGCGCCCGGGGAACTGGCCGCAGAAGCCGCGCCTGCCCCTGGCGGACGTGCTGCACTTCGCATAA
- a CDS encoding GNAT family N-acetyltransferase: MQSVEIKAIANNDFDIWLPLWKGYQRFYEVDIPESVTLKTWARLLDPVEPMWAALAMVGEQALGLVHSIYHRSTWTTGDYCYLQDLFVADDARGGGVGRALIEHVYAEARRRGASRVYWSTHESNHNAMQLYDRIAERSGFIIYRKQLG, encoded by the coding sequence ATGCAATCAGTCGAGATTAAAGCCATTGCCAACAACGATTTTGATATTTGGCTTCCGCTGTGGAAGGGCTATCAACGATTTTACGAGGTGGATATCCCCGAGTCGGTGACGCTCAAGACCTGGGCACGGTTGTTGGACCCGGTCGAGCCGATGTGGGCAGCGCTCGCCATGGTCGGTGAACAGGCATTGGGCCTGGTGCATTCGATCTACCATCGATCCACCTGGACGACGGGCGACTACTGCTATCTTCAAGACTTGTTTGTCGCGGACGACGCACGTGGCGGCGGAGTCGGCCGCGCGCTGATCGAGCATGTCTATGCCGAGGCGAGACGTCGAGGGGCGTCCCGGGTGTACTGGTCGACGCACGAATCCAACCACAACGCCATGCAGCTTTACGATCGGATCGCCGAACGCTCGGGTTTTATCATTTACCGAAAGCAACTCGGCTAA
- a CDS encoding AraC family transcriptional regulator has translation MSQVDWLSHLLQMITITGQLEVRCAYGAPWRVAWPRSAANEIPYHVVLKGRAIIEDPETRTTRELVGGDIVLLPHGSAHVLHDGSGHTPGPTYSSQRSAGWMLGANDGQGDRLDMLCGRFFIGPPHDRLIRNYLPTDLVVRAMDGDDEEGVGSAANHLANLVGLMRMESAGDKPGSNAILNALSSALFTLTLRAASESDQAPEGLLAVAGHPRLAPAISAMLADPTRPWNLLNLADLCGMSRATFMRHFQEKLGRSAADLLVDIRMSLAANELKKPTISTEAVAGAVGYQSVSAFRRVFTDKMGMTPGEWRRLARGGA, from the coding sequence ATGTCCCAAGTCGATTGGCTAAGCCATCTCCTGCAAATGATCACCATCACCGGCCAGCTCGAGGTCCGCTGCGCCTACGGTGCACCATGGCGTGTGGCTTGGCCCCGGTCCGCGGCGAATGAAATTCCCTACCACGTCGTGCTCAAGGGCCGCGCCATTATCGAGGATCCGGAGACACGGACGACCAGGGAATTGGTGGGCGGAGATATCGTGCTGCTGCCTCACGGATCGGCGCACGTGCTGCACGATGGCAGCGGGCATACGCCGGGGCCAACGTACAGTAGCCAGCGTTCGGCCGGATGGATGCTCGGCGCAAATGATGGCCAGGGCGACCGCCTGGACATGTTGTGCGGGCGATTTTTCATCGGGCCGCCCCATGATCGGCTGATCCGCAATTACCTGCCCACCGATCTGGTGGTGCGGGCCATGGACGGCGATGATGAAGAGGGCGTCGGGTCCGCCGCGAACCACCTTGCCAATCTCGTCGGGCTGATGCGGATGGAGTCCGCCGGCGACAAGCCGGGCAGCAACGCCATCCTCAATGCGCTTTCCTCGGCGCTATTCACACTGACACTGCGCGCGGCAAGCGAATCCGATCAAGCTCCGGAAGGATTGTTGGCGGTGGCCGGCCATCCACGACTGGCCCCGGCCATTTCAGCCATGTTGGCCGATCCGACCCGGCCCTGGAATCTGCTCAATTTGGCTGACTTGTGCGGCATGTCACGCGCCACCTTCATGCGGCACTTTCAGGAAAAGTTGGGCCGCTCGGCCGCGGACCTGTTAGTCGATATCCGGATGAGCCTGGCCGCCAACGAGCTGAAGAAGCCGACGATCAGCACCGAGGCTGTGGCCGGGGCGGTCGGGTATCAATCCGTATCGGCATTCCGGCGCGTGTTCACCGACAAGATGGGGATGACGCCGGGAGAATGGCGCCGTCTGGCGCGCGGGGGCGCGTAA
- a CDS encoding DUF1348 family protein, producing MSRPPIPPFNRETAIQKVRLAEDGWNGRDPVQVALAYTIDSVWRNRAEFLSSRAAIEAFLARKWAKELNYRIVKELWAFRQSHRGSLCVRIPRRCGNWFRAYGNENWEFDPDGLMRRRVASINDASDCGNETDVLLADWAQTR from the coding sequence ATGTCACGTCCGCCCATTCCGCCTTTCAATCGCGAAACCGCCATTCAGAAAGTCCGGCTCGCGGAGGATGGCTGGAACGGCCGCGATCCGGTCCAGGTTGCGCTCGCTTACACCATCGACAGTGTGTGGCGAAACCGCGCTGAATTTCTGTCCAGCCGCGCCGCCATCGAGGCATTTCTGGCACGCAAATGGGCGAAGGAATTGAACTATCGGATTGTGAAGGAGCTCTGGGCCTTCCGACAATCGCATCGCGGTTCGCTTTGCGTACGAATACCACGACGATGCGGGAACTGGTTCAGGGCTTATGGAAACGAGAATTGGGAGTTCGATCCGGACGGTCTGATGCGCAGGCGGGTTGCCAGCATCAATGATGCATCCGATTGCGGAAATGAAACGGACGTTTTACTGGCCGATTGGGCGCAGACCCGATGA